From a region of the Odontesthes bonariensis isolate fOdoBon6 chromosome 2, fOdoBon6.hap1, whole genome shotgun sequence genome:
- the npas4l gene encoding neuronal PAS domain-containing protein 4-like, protein MTIWCNSCKCHVSAPCTSHHLPEEHRSSVCRRFRSTKGASKARRDHINHEIRNMRALLPITQEDQERLSYLHSMAAICTYIRKSVLFQGLPAGERSHCSLPYEEFLDALPGFLLVSTAQGRLVYVSENVSEYTGLSMVDVLQGDTLYDMVERSDVDVIMSNLDTGNNLLSERSFICSLQSSKSFKLQHGSCCSVLVRGSFQFFPQPSPAASQNSEPLFVAFCTPTVNRLTSTESPFCLSFNSTHRLDMSFTQLSDSVLYLLGYSVDEMTSRSWYSLVHPEDLSSAADSHRSLMQADEGFQVEMVLRFQRTDLSWTWIYIRANKDSECQSISCTNFIISETEAKFLQKKISINAFKPFMPNSHHLAQQAPESQSYSPKCSKRQRTSNSRGEEPGARARRESGQDIYCVLCTSSQGSNSPVPLGESLALFTPPYSPASSNSSLPQEELSHDFLMDAHECTNQLLSSPEGSPSYYTYSEARLTCHQSPTDPLPAAAENFDRRDFGMFSAHSPLSSSSSTYDFQPCTSDARLVPDCLSVSDTCESPVDCASLHPDDFALMEQPQEGSLVQPHHVPHQEFPLHSSLLTPHRSSISTEANLYNAREQAEISILAQQISSLASSFDMHHTLNPLQNVPQHTGTNTSPSAHDWHHSPPPPSALLPKRALVHDDSVFDSILKDLNVVTRKSSASRAGVIAYSFQQGSRSGSHQSDQEPLGLIAEDSLPAEQFTTGSIAMDPFSLQLGHQDHNIGLHQLNHFM, encoded by the exons ATGACAATTTGGTGCAACTCCTGCAAATGTCACGTCAGCGCACCGTGCACCTCTCACCATCTGCCCGAGGAGCACCGAAGCTCAGTCTGCAGGAGGTTCAG ATCCACTAAAGGAGCCTCCAAAGCCCGTCGAGACCACATCAATCATGAGATCAGGAATATGCGTGCTCTGCTTCCCATCACCCAGGAGGACCAGGAGCGTCTCTCCTACCTTCACTCCATGGCTGCCATCTGTACTTACATCAGGAAGTCTGTGCTCTTCCAGG GGCTCCCAGCTGGAGAAAGATCCCATTGCTCCCTGCCGTATGAGGAGTTTCTTGATGCCCTACCTGGCTTCCTCCTGGTCAGTACCGCACAAGGCAGGCTGGTCTATGTGTCCGAAAATGTGTCTGAATATACTGGTCTTTCCATG GTAGATGTGCTACAAGGAGACACGTTATATGACATGGTGGAACGCTCTGATGTGGACGTCATTATGTCAAATCTGGATACCGGAAACAACTTATTATCAG AGAGGAGCTTTATATGTAGTCTGCAGTCCTCCAAGAGCTTTAAGTTGCAACACGGCAGCTGCTGCTCCGTGCTGGTCAGAGGGAGCTTCCAGTTCTTCCCTCAGCCctctcctgcagcctctcagaACAGCGAGCCTCTCTTTGTTGCCTTCTGTACCCCCACGGTGAACCGTCTGACCAGCACTGAGTCTCCCTTCTGCCTCAGCTTTAACAGCACCCACAGACTGGATATGAGTTTTACTCAGCTCTCAGACAG TGTTTTGTACCTTTTGGGGTATTCAGTGGATGAAATGACCAGCCGATCGTGGTACAGTCTTGTGCATCCTGAGGATCTGTCATCGGCTGCGGATTCACATAGAAGTTTAA TGCAGGCAGACGAGGGCTTCCAGGTAGAGATGGTGCTGAGATTCCAGCGCACAGATCTATCATGGACTTGGATCTATATTCGAGCTAACAAGGACTCAGAGTGCCAAAGCATCAGCTGCACTAACTTCATCATCAG TGAAACAGAGGCCAAATTTCTGCAGAAGAAAATCAGCATCAATGCGTTCAAGCCATTTATGCCAAATTCCCACCATCTTGCTCAACAGGCGCCTGAGAGTCAGAGCTACAGCCCTAAATGTTCTAAAAGACAGAGGACGTCAAACAGCCGAGGTGAGGAGCCAGGTGCCCGAGCGAGAAGGGAGTCTGGGCAAGACATTTACTGTGTGTTATGCACCTCTTCCCAGGGCAGTAACTCTCCAGTTCCCTTGGGGGAAAGCCTTGCTCTCTTCACCCCTCCTTACAGCCCTGCCTCCTCCAATTCCTCTCTGCCACAGGAGGAGCTCAGTCATGACTTCCTGATGGATGCGCATGAATGCACAAATCAGTTGCTGTCTTCTCCTGAGGGCTCTCCCTCTTATTACACCTACTCAGAAGCACGACTCACCTGCCACCAATCACCTACCGACCCCCTCCCTGCGGCCGCTGAAAACTTCGACCGGAGAGACTTTGGCATGTTCAGCGCCCACTCTCCGctctcctcctcatcttcgACCTATGATTTCCAACCTTGTACATCCGATGCTCGATTAGTTCCagactgtctctctgtgtccgACACGTGTGAGAGCCCAGTCGACTGTGCATCACTGCATCCTGATGATTTCGCCCTGATGGAGCAGCCACAAGAGGGCAGCCTCGTCCAGCCGCATCATGTTCCCCACCAAGAGTTCCCATTACATTCCAGTCTTCTTACGCCCCACCGATCTTCCATATCAACAGAGGCAAACCTGTACAATGCGAGGGAGCAGGCAGAGATCAGTATTCTGGCTCAGCAGATCTCCTCGCTGGCCAGCAGCTTTGACATGCACCACACCCTGAACCCTCTTCAAAATGTGCCTCAGCACACAGGAACCAACACCTCGCCCTCAGCCCACGACTGGCACCATAGccctcctcccccctcagcCCTGCTTCCAAAGCGTGCGTTGGTCCATGATGACAGTGTGTTCGACAGCATCCTTAAAGACCTGAACGTGGTCACGAGGAAAAGTAGCGCATCCAGAGCTGGTGTAATCGCTTATAGCTTCCAGCAGGGCAGCAGGAGTGGGTCCCATCAGTCAGATCAGGAGCCCCTCGGCCTCATCGCTGAGGATTCTCTGCCTGCAGAGCAGTTCACCACAGGCAGTATCGCCATGGATCCCTTCAGTTTGCAGCTGGGACACCAAGATCACAACATTGGGTTGCATCAACTCAACCACTTTATGTAG